The Myxococcales bacterium genome has a segment encoding these proteins:
- a CDS encoding response regulator, producing MRAMVIDDSRAMRKMLRDFLEKLGILVVAEAGNGKEALTVFQDSLPLDLALVDWNMPEMNGYEFLKQVRENPAHRRVRMMMVTTEGEAANILAALDAGADEYLIKPFCREAFREKLALMGIVDAAS from the coding sequence ATGCGTGCCATGGTCATTGACGACTCCCGCGCCATGCGAAAGATGCTTCGAGATTTCCTCGAAAAGCTTGGCATCCTGGTGGTAGCCGAGGCAGGCAATGGCAAGGAAGCCTTGACTGTTTTCCAGGATTCTTTGCCACTCGATCTCGCCCTGGTCGATTGGAACATGCCCGAGATGAACGGGTACGAGTTTCTCAAGCAGGTGCGAGAGAACCCCGCTCACCGCCGTGTACGAATGATGATGGTCACCACCGAGGGAGAGGCCGCAAACATTCTCGCCGCTCTCGACGCGGGAGCAGACGAGTACCTCATCAAGCCCTTCTGCCGCGAGGCTTTTCGCGAGAAGCTCGCTCTCATGGGCATCGTGGACGCCGCTTCATGA
- a CDS encoding chemotaxis protein CheA translates to MSPTISDLQRQLLGTFLEESHEGLARLEEGLLGLDASGPDAVMVNDIFRAAHSLKGAAGTFGFPSITALAHEMETVLDGVRSGRRAVTPPLTALLLRGVDALRHLFEDIGRGGTADGEPFKPVLEALKTAAREVTPQSSAPTLAPPPPAPQAVPSAAAFRIHFRPHAGLLSGGNEPLRLFRELAELGSLAVTADTSGVPDLASLEPEICHLAWTLELRGSVSQAQILEVFSWVEDECELGVEPIEAEPPRPPESAAAPPPVAAGHPGPERGSPTSDDQLNSIRVSINKVDQLMNMVGELVITQSMLGELDDEGPIDPGRMARIREGLSQLARNTRALQDSVMRLRSLPVSILFARFPRLVHDTSRALEKKVELKLSGQSTEVDKTVLEKLSDPLVHLVRNALDHGLEGAAERMAAGKPAAGVIELKAYHRGGDIIIEVQDDGRGLSRDRILAKARKLGMMGDDVEPDDNAVFELIFAPGFSTASTITDLSGRGVGMDVVRRNIRALGGDVSVSSRPGEGTRVALRVPLTLAIIDGQLVRMGEYSYVVPLLSIVESIQLDPKTFSKVEGRLPVYRLRDQIVPVVDLARLLRVPTTVNDPLEKLMVVVESDGELVGLLVEELLAQQQVVVKSLETNFERVEGLSGATVLGDGRIAFILDVVGLGRMARAKAARYEKIAA, encoded by the coding sequence ATGAGTCCCACGATTTCTGATTTGCAGAGGCAGCTTCTGGGAACCTTCCTCGAAGAGAGCCACGAGGGCCTGGCGCGGCTCGAGGAGGGCCTACTGGGCCTCGACGCCTCGGGACCGGACGCGGTGATGGTGAACGACATCTTCCGCGCGGCGCACTCCCTCAAGGGAGCGGCGGGCACCTTCGGGTTCCCGTCGATCACGGCCCTCGCGCACGAGATGGAGACGGTGCTCGACGGTGTGCGGAGCGGGCGCCGGGCGGTGACGCCGCCTCTGACGGCGCTGCTCTTGCGCGGCGTCGATGCGCTCAGACACTTGTTTGAGGACATCGGCCGAGGGGGAACGGCCGATGGTGAGCCCTTCAAGCCCGTGTTGGAGGCCCTGAAGACGGCAGCCCGCGAGGTGACGCCACAAAGCTCCGCCCCGACGCTCGCGCCGCCGCCTCCGGCGCCGCAGGCCGTGCCCTCGGCGGCCGCTTTTCGGATCCACTTTCGTCCCCACGCAGGCTTGCTCTCCGGGGGCAACGAGCCTCTGCGGCTGTTCAGGGAGTTGGCGGAGTTGGGGAGCCTCGCGGTCACTGCCGATACGTCCGGCGTTCCGGATCTCGCGTCCCTCGAGCCGGAGATTTGCCATCTGGCGTGGACGCTCGAACTCAGAGGCTCTGTGAGCCAGGCGCAGATCCTCGAGGTTTTCTCCTGGGTCGAGGATGAGTGCGAGCTTGGCGTCGAGCCGATCGAGGCCGAGCCCCCGCGCCCGCCGGAAAGCGCGGCCGCACCCCCACCGGTTGCGGCGGGACACCCGGGACCTGAACGGGGAAGCCCGACGAGCGACGATCAACTCAACTCGATTCGCGTCTCGATCAACAAGGTTGACCAGCTCATGAACATGGTGGGCGAGCTGGTGATCACGCAGTCGATGCTGGGAGAGCTGGATGACGAGGGGCCCATCGATCCGGGGCGTATGGCGCGCATCCGCGAGGGGCTTTCGCAGCTGGCGCGCAACACCCGCGCCCTGCAGGACAGCGTGATGCGGCTGCGAAGCCTTCCGGTGAGCATCTTGTTCGCACGCTTCCCGCGCCTCGTTCACGATACGTCGCGCGCGCTCGAGAAGAAGGTCGAGCTGAAGCTGTCGGGTCAGAGCACCGAGGTGGACAAGACCGTCCTCGAAAAGCTCTCCGACCCGCTGGTGCATCTGGTCCGCAACGCTTTGGACCATGGGCTCGAAGGCGCGGCCGAGCGCATGGCGGCCGGCAAGCCTGCTGCGGGGGTCATCGAACTCAAGGCGTACCACCGTGGGGGCGACATCATCATCGAGGTGCAGGACGACGGGCGGGGGCTCTCGCGTGATCGGATCCTCGCCAAGGCGAGGAAGCTTGGCATGATGGGCGATGACGTCGAGCCCGATGACAACGCCGTATTCGAGTTGATCTTCGCGCCCGGGTTCTCCACGGCTTCGACCATCACCGATCTTTCGGGGCGAGGCGTCGGCATGGACGTCGTGCGCAGAAACATTCGTGCCCTCGGTGGCGATGTATCGGTATCGTCTCGGCCGGGCGAGGGCACCCGCGTGGCTCTCCGGGTGCCGCTTACGCTTGCCATCATCGACGGGCAGCTCGTGCGGATGGGAGAGTACTCCTACGTCGTGCCGCTCCTCTCGATCGTCGAGTCGATTCAGCTCGATCCCAAGACGTTCAGCAAAGTCGAAGGGCGGCTGCCCGTCTACCGTCTTCGGGACCAGATCGTGCCGGTGGTCGATCTGGCCCGGCTGCTGCGGGTGCCCACGACAGTCAATGACCCCCTCGAGAAATTGATGGTCGTGGTCGAGTCGGACGGTGAGTTGGTGGGGCTCTTGGTGGAAGAGCTGCTCGCCCAGCAGCAGGTGGTGGTGAAGAGCCTGGAAACGAACTTCGAGCGGGTCGAGGGGCTCTCCGGGGCAACGGTGTTGGGGGATGGACGCATCGCCTTCATCCTCGACGTGGTGGGCCTGGGCCGCATGGCGCGCGCAAAGGCCGCGCGTTACGAAAAGATCGCAGCATGA
- a CDS encoding chemotaxis protein CheW, giving the protein MEPLCTFYLENYFLAVDALRVQEVLRHHPLTEVPLAPPTVRGLMNLRGQIVPVLDLRSRFGFSPMPAGRKAFNVLLRQPDGLVSFSVDRVADVIEVPAEEFEPIPETLQGEGRRLLKGAYKLDKRLLLVLDADRAMDVASY; this is encoded by the coding sequence ATGGAACCACTTTGCACCTTCTATCTCGAGAACTACTTCCTCGCGGTCGACGCCTTGCGCGTCCAGGAGGTCTTGAGGCATCACCCCCTGACCGAGGTCCCGCTGGCGCCGCCGACCGTGCGAGGGCTCATGAACCTGCGGGGACAGATCGTACCCGTCCTCGATTTGCGTTCGCGGTTCGGGTTTTCCCCCATGCCTGCCGGGAGGAAAGCCTTCAACGTCCTCCTGCGACAGCCGGATGGCCTCGTCAGCTTTTCGGTGGACCGAGTGGCCGATGTGATTGAGGTTCCGGCAGAGGAATTCGAACCCATCCCCGAAACCCTGCAGGGAGAAGGGCGCCGCTTGCTCAAGGGCGCTTACAAGCTGGACAAACGTCTCCTGTTGGTCCTCGACGCTGATCGGGCGATGGACGTCGCCTCGTACTGA
- a CDS encoding chemotaxis protein CheW → MSGSVEAYRSVSGHGPVSDETQILTFIVNGEEFGVDILRVQEIRGWSVPMPFPQAPAFVKGLINIRGDVVPIADLRERLGLPSQPHGQTTVIVILRVKQAGEERMLGVIVDAMSDVTNIPATSIRAVPTLQSGEQALARGIAVLDEKMITLLDVDAILGGAKLAA, encoded by the coding sequence ATGTCTGGTTCCGTTGAAGCGTACCGAAGCGTGAGTGGGCATGGCCCCGTGAGCGACGAGACGCAGATTCTGACGTTCATCGTGAACGGTGAGGAGTTTGGGGTCGACATCCTGCGGGTCCAGGAGATCCGGGGCTGGTCCGTGCCCATGCCTTTCCCGCAGGCACCCGCGTTCGTCAAGGGCCTCATCAACATCCGGGGCGACGTGGTGCCCATCGCAGACCTGCGCGAGCGGCTGGGCTTGCCCTCACAACCGCATGGCCAGACCACCGTCATCGTGATCCTGCGGGTGAAGCAAGCGGGTGAGGAGCGCATGCTGGGCGTGATCGTCGACGCCATGTCCGATGTGACCAACATCCCCGCCACGTCCATTCGCGCCGTGCCCACGCTGCAATCCGGTGAGCAGGCCCTGGCGCGCGGCATTGCCGTGCTGGACGAAAAAATGATCACACTGCTCGACGTGGACGCCATCCTGGGCGGCGCCAAGCTGGCCGCCTGA
- a CDS encoding chemotaxis protein CheX, whose product MDVEQRVRELMSSLTTDACVKLFQDYHVTVSPDGLGGSQADGMLYCGIVGFTGNGIRGSLVLSASQGPLEGSNPVRAASQRDWTAELSNQLAGRVKNQLLPYQVDIAISTPVVLRGEHIFLEARSGLQPLVFDAPGGSITVWIDVELIEGFEICFERDESQAAVSEGEALLF is encoded by the coding sequence ATGGACGTAGAGCAGCGTGTTCGGGAACTGATGAGTTCGTTGACGACTGATGCGTGCGTGAAGTTGTTCCAGGACTATCACGTGACGGTGTCTCCGGACGGTTTAGGAGGCTCACAGGCCGATGGCATGTTGTACTGCGGCATCGTTGGCTTCACGGGCAACGGGATTCGGGGGAGCTTGGTGCTCTCGGCGTCCCAGGGCCCGCTCGAGGGGTCAAACCCAGTCAGGGCGGCTTCCCAGCGTGACTGGACGGCAGAGTTGTCGAACCAGCTCGCAGGCCGTGTGAAAAACCAGTTGCTTCCCTACCAGGTGGACATAGCCATCAGCACGCCGGTCGTGCTACGCGGCGAGCACATCTTTTTGGAGGCCCGTTCCGGCTTGCAACCGCTCGTCTTCGACGCCCCGGGGGGCAGCATCACGGTGTGGATCGATGTCGAGCTGATTGAAGGCTTCGAGATCTGCTTCGAGCGTGACGAGAGCCAAGCGGCCGTCAGTGAGGGGGAGGCGCTTCTCTTTTGA
- a CDS encoding STAS domain-containing protein, translating into MRLRLPAELTISCANDTLARLQDVSDEARALVLDAADVVRVDTAGLQLLVASRRASLEARCEWTLANPAGILVDNARRLGLGNALGFGREE; encoded by the coding sequence GTGAGGTTACGCCTCCCTGCCGAGCTCACCATTTCGTGCGCTAACGACACCCTTGCGCGCCTGCAGGACGTGAGCGACGAGGCGCGTGCTCTCGTGCTCGACGCAGCGGATGTGGTTCGCGTGGACACGGCGGGACTTCAGCTTCTCGTGGCCTCGCGCCGCGCGAGTCTGGAGGCAAGGTGCGAGTGGACCCTGGCGAATCCCGCCGGGATCTTGGTGGACAATGCAAGGCGTCTGGGTCTAGGGAACGCCTTGGGATTCGGTCGCGAGGAATAG
- a CDS encoding response regulator → MTIDDSVSMRKLVSATLVAAGHEVVEASNGTEALNLAKNGLIQLFISDVNMPIMDGLTFVRNVRAIGAYKFTPVLMLTTEMDPEKKRSAKEAGATGWLVKPFDPEQLLATVRKVLD, encoded by the coding sequence ATGACGATCGACGACTCCGTGTCGATGCGCAAGTTGGTAAGCGCCACCCTCGTGGCCGCGGGTCACGAGGTGGTCGAAGCGAGCAATGGGACGGAGGCGCTGAACCTGGCCAAAAACGGCCTCATTCAGCTCTTCATCAGCGATGTCAACATGCCCATCATGGACGGCCTGACCTTCGTTCGGAACGTCAGGGCCATCGGCGCCTACAAGTTCACGCCGGTGCTGATGTTGACGACAGAGATGGACCCCGAGAAAAAGCGCTCTGCCAAGGAGGCGGGGGCCACGGGGTGGCTGGTGAAACCCTTCGACCCCGAACAGCTCCTGGCCACGGTCCGCAAAGTCCTCGACTGA
- a CDS encoding SpoIIE family protein phosphatase gives MSLHAVGHQGGPHQVAWSGRPPEPAWHAALAEADVALVVQDEAEPVAPPPAAACVVLRGGAPIALVRRLLEARAVGGHALAVVAILDAEAPCLEPLLRRLGMTSWIREPLTPEDLAVLVAGAARARVRGRVEDLSLSSGALREARFAIRTPREAHALARNLAAHCPRPERQQLGLEELLLNAIEHGTLGIDGRQKCEMLLQGVAWWEEIERRLAQPEHRDKRVQLFWSVGPAETVITIVDEGRGFDHQSFWNAPGIDHLAPNGRGLALARALAFDELHFEGLGNIAVARVRHGGAGATQDVPRASSPAPPGVITTNAALTRQRDDLLMLSLAAKQEQEVALRVVSRILEQGHLEHPAVHYLLAPLETFCGDVILVHQLPDGGLRALVADFAGHGLAAAMGTIPLASTFFATARKGVGLPESLATMNDRLHDLMPTAFFCAAAVVELDGTWQNLRLFTAGTPPILVLDAARGGLRRWSRPCLPFGVVSSSKLGFEVGTLAVREGDRVFLYSDGITEQSDARGELFGQERLEASLARSGPGDHILARLQDELAAFRGSQRRSDDLTFLELTVLPPPHRKAQPYHSGTWPVVSPQDLR, from the coding sequence GTGAGCTTGCACGCCGTGGGTCATCAAGGCGGCCCTCACCAGGTGGCGTGGAGCGGAAGACCGCCCGAGCCCGCCTGGCACGCGGCCCTCGCGGAGGCGGATGTGGCGCTCGTCGTACAAGACGAAGCGGAGCCCGTTGCGCCGCCGCCGGCCGCCGCCTGCGTGGTCCTGCGTGGCGGCGCCCCGATCGCTCTGGTTCGTCGCCTCCTGGAAGCCCGCGCGGTGGGCGGTCACGCGCTGGCCGTCGTGGCCATCCTCGATGCGGAGGCCCCTTGCCTCGAGCCCCTCCTGCGCCGGCTGGGCATGACCTCGTGGATTCGAGAACCCCTGACGCCGGAGGATCTTGCCGTCCTGGTTGCTGGCGCCGCACGGGCCCGGGTGCGCGGCCGCGTTGAAGACCTGTCGCTGTCTTCCGGCGCCCTGCGCGAAGCGCGGTTCGCGATTCGAACGCCCCGTGAGGCGCACGCGCTTGCGCGGAACTTGGCCGCGCACTGCCCCAGACCCGAGCGTCAACAGCTTGGGCTCGAAGAACTCCTGCTGAACGCCATCGAACACGGAACGCTGGGGATCGACGGGCGGCAAAAGTGCGAGATGCTCCTTCAAGGCGTGGCGTGGTGGGAGGAGATCGAACGGCGACTCGCGCAGCCAGAACATCGTGACAAACGCGTCCAACTCTTTTGGAGCGTTGGACCGGCCGAGACGGTGATCACCATCGTCGACGAGGGCCGGGGCTTCGACCACCAAAGCTTCTGGAATGCGCCAGGAATCGATCATTTGGCTCCGAACGGCAGAGGCTTGGCGTTGGCGCGCGCGCTTGCCTTCGACGAATTGCACTTCGAGGGCCTGGGAAACATCGCTGTGGCGCGGGTTCGTCACGGGGGGGCGGGGGCGACCCAGGACGTGCCCCGGGCCTCTTCACCTGCCCCTCCCGGCGTCATCACGACCAACGCCGCGCTCACCCGGCAGCGGGATGACCTGCTCATGCTCAGCCTGGCAGCCAAGCAAGAACAGGAAGTGGCGTTGAGGGTGGTTAGCCGCATCCTCGAGCAGGGGCATCTGGAGCACCCTGCGGTGCACTACTTGCTAGCACCCCTCGAAACGTTTTGCGGCGACGTCATTCTCGTGCACCAACTCCCTGACGGCGGCCTGCGCGCCCTCGTCGCCGACTTCGCCGGGCATGGCCTTGCCGCCGCGATGGGCACCATTCCGCTGGCATCAACCTTTTTTGCGACCGCCCGCAAAGGCGTGGGACTCCCCGAGTCCCTGGCGACGATGAACGACCGCCTTCACGACCTCATGCCCACGGCCTTTTTCTGTGCCGCCGCCGTCGTGGAACTCGACGGCACCTGGCAAAACCTTCGCCTCTTTACCGCGGGCACGCCCCCGATCCTTGTCCTCGACGCTGCCCGGGGTGGGCTTCGGCGCTGGAGCCGCCCCTGCTTGCCCTTCGGTGTGGTTTCGTCGTCGAAGCTCGGGTTCGAGGTGGGCACCTTGGCGGTGCGGGAGGGCGATCGCGTCTTTCTTTATTCCGATGGCATCACCGAGCAAAGCGACGCGCGCGGTGAGCTGTTCGGCCAAGAGAGACTGGAGGCTTCCCTCGCTCGGTCGGGGCCCGGGGACCACATCCTGGCCCGGCTTCAAGACGAGCTGGCCGCGTTTCGGGGCTCGCAGCGTCGCTCCGACGACCTTACGTTTCTCGAGCTGACGGTGCTTCCCCCGCCCCACCGCAAGGCCCAGCCCTACCACTCGGGAACCTGGCCGGTGGTCTCACCTCAAGACCTCCGCTGA
- a CDS encoding thiol reductase thioredoxin produces MSYALTRTCSSCGQRNRVPAARLADEGRCGACKAPLPPLAEPVDLQSVTAFDDLVREARVPVLVDFWAAWCGPCRAAAPELVALAQQRAGRAVIAKVNTEELPALAARYGVQAIPNFVVFSRGRLVRQQAGFPGRRGLESLLDQAEAA; encoded by the coding sequence ATGAGTTATGCGCTCACCCGAACCTGTTCCTCTTGTGGGCAGCGAAACCGTGTACCCGCCGCGCGTTTGGCAGACGAGGGCCGTTGTGGTGCTTGCAAGGCCCCGCTTCCGCCGCTCGCCGAGCCCGTCGACCTGCAAAGTGTGACCGCCTTCGATGACCTCGTCCGCGAGGCCCGGGTGCCCGTCTTGGTGGATTTTTGGGCGGCCTGGTGTGGTCCTTGCCGGGCGGCGGCGCCCGAGCTCGTTGCGCTGGCCCAGCAGAGGGCCGGACGGGCCGTGATCGCGAAGGTGAACACGGAAGAGCTGCCCGCATTGGCAGCTCGCTACGGGGTCCAGGCCATCCCGAACTTCGTGGTGTTCTCGCGGGGGCGGCTCGTCCGCCAGCAGGCCGGCTTTCCGGGTCGTCGCGGGTTAGAAAGCTTGTTGGACCAGGCCGAAGCTGCCTGA
- a CDS encoding methyl-accepting chemotaxis protein yields the protein MESKTIAVTGLRHSLDLVLDGLKGDLGRARAVVRDAVGHLLVSFKGLESVVATQRSLLESVSSALKDNALKNGVGLAGTTTKLLTEFVDQVVRVSGISMQIIEHVMVLSEHVDGIARDTSGIDQLARESRFIAFNARIETQRAGEAGATFKVVADEIKRLATASATLSAHIRHEVTESLGCLGRIRKSATDLASHDMNTAIESRTGLFDIVRRLDEVNEVLESTLSRVSNLISDATRSLQFEDMLTQLIDSITEKVNTLGSLTHRALAAAADESGETFKHLQDIARELDCIAKPGAVAQTSMKRGDVELF from the coding sequence GTGGAGAGCAAGACAATAGCGGTCACAGGTCTGAGGCACAGCTTGGATCTCGTCCTGGACGGGCTCAAAGGGGACCTGGGACGAGCCAGAGCCGTCGTTCGCGACGCGGTCGGGCACCTCCTCGTGAGCTTCAAAGGGCTCGAGAGCGTGGTGGCGACCCAGCGCTCGTTGCTCGAGTCGGTCTCGAGTGCTCTCAAGGACAACGCGCTCAAAAACGGCGTGGGGCTCGCGGGAACCACGACCAAGCTGCTGACGGAGTTCGTGGACCAAGTGGTTCGCGTGAGCGGCATCAGCATGCAAATCATCGAGCACGTCATGGTGCTCTCCGAGCACGTCGACGGCATTGCCCGCGACACCTCCGGCATCGACCAGCTCGCGCGGGAGTCGCGGTTCATCGCCTTCAACGCGCGCATCGAAACACAGAGGGCTGGGGAGGCGGGGGCGACCTTCAAGGTCGTTGCCGACGAAATCAAACGGCTCGCTACCGCTTCTGCCACCTTGAGCGCGCACATTCGGCACGAGGTCACCGAATCACTCGGCTGCTTGGGCCGTATCCGCAAGAGCGCCACCGACCTGGCGTCCCACGACATGAACACCGCCATCGAGTCTCGCACGGGCCTGTTCGACATCGTCAGGCGGCTCGATGAAGTCAACGAGGTCCTCGAGAGCACGCTCAGCAGGGTGTCGAACCTCATCTCGGACGCCACCCGCTCCCTGCAGTTCGAGGATATGTTGACTCAGCTCATCGATAGCATCACGGAGAAGGTGAATACCCTGGGGTCCCTCACCCACCGTGCGCTGGCAGCCGCCGCGGACGAATCCGGTGAGACCTTCAAGCACCTTCAGGACATCGCCCGGGAGCTCGACTGTATCGCGAAGCCCGGGGCGGTCGCCCAGACCAGCATGAAGCGCGGCGACGTCGAACTCTTCTGA
- a CDS encoding STAS domain-containing protein: MPVEVSFDEQKNEVTVVVTGRFDFTCHNDFRRAFALGFAGAKYRVDLGQASYMDSAALGMLLLLRDKAEGDPARVEVANSRGQPRDVLQIANFGQLLRLT, translated from the coding sequence ATGCCTGTCGAGGTCAGCTTTGACGAGCAAAAGAACGAAGTGACCGTCGTGGTGACGGGGCGCTTCGACTTTACCTGCCACAACGACTTCCGCCGGGCGTTCGCCCTGGGATTCGCAGGCGCCAAGTACCGTGTGGATCTTGGCCAGGCTTCGTACATGGACAGCGCTGCGCTGGGCATGCTGCTCCTGCTCCGCGACAAAGCAGAAGGCGATCCGGCACGCGTCGAGGTGGCCAACAGCCGGGGCCAACCTCGCGACGTCCTGCAGATCGCCAACTTTGGCCAGCTGCTGCGCTTGACGTGA
- a CDS encoding chemotaxis protein CheA, giving the protein MEEVLAEFLVESREGLDRLDRDLVTLEETPNDRELVARIFRSAHTIKGTSGFLGFSKLEALTHGGESLLSRVRDGELAIDDDKISALLAMVDAIRNMLGEIEVGGTDGDGDYTELTERLKVLSTGGAAPAPRPAPAPSPKPAASAPAPAPPPPPPPETPVSAAEPPAAAEPAPAHHESHHGNETVRVDVALIDHLMDFAGELVLTRNQILQLPPTHSDPTLAAAAQRLNLITMALQEGIMRMRMQPVDHVFSKFPRMVRDLSRACRKLVRVELDGKHTELDKTLIEAIKDPLTHLLRNAVDHGIEAPDVRQARGKHPEGKILVRAFHQGGQVNIEITDDGSGIPLDRVKEKALTRGLVTPEQVANFSESDLTGLIFLPGFSTASEVTNVSGRGVGMDVVKTNVENIGGTVEVETRPGQGTTFRLRIPLTLAIVPALIVTSSADRFAIPQVNLLELVRVEEGRNEQLIEYIHGAPVYRLRGKLLPLVIFDEQLGRPAETGQSFYIVVLQASGRQFGLVVQNVTGQQEIVVKPLPRQVKEVGLFAGATILGDGRVALILDTLGLAQKSHVVSELRERTALPRLSDLMNAAQARTTYLLFRGPDDGRMAVPLEKVTRLEIIPKQTFESSGAHEAIQYRDAIMPVVPLEQIVVERRTRPRNTDLPAAASSDEANVIVFERSEAYVGVEVADILDIVEGPSCLQATGVRPGVAGTLVIQQRIAEVIDIEYLLETVLGPVPQALRPTG; this is encoded by the coding sequence ATGGAAGAGGTCTTAGCAGAGTTCTTGGTCGAGAGCCGGGAGGGCCTCGATCGCCTCGATCGCGACTTGGTGACCCTCGAAGAGACTCCCAATGACCGTGAGCTGGTCGCGCGGATCTTTCGCTCAGCCCACACCATCAAGGGCACGTCTGGGTTCCTGGGATTCTCGAAACTCGAAGCGCTCACCCACGGCGGCGAAAGCTTGCTTTCACGTGTTCGCGATGGCGAGCTCGCCATCGACGACGACAAGATCAGCGCCCTGCTTGCGATGGTGGATGCGATCCGCAACATGTTGGGTGAGATCGAGGTGGGCGGAACCGACGGAGACGGTGACTACACCGAGCTCACCGAGCGCCTCAAGGTGCTCTCCACGGGCGGAGCGGCTCCCGCGCCTCGACCAGCCCCTGCGCCCTCGCCCAAACCCGCCGCCAGCGCGCCCGCGCCTGCGCCCCCGCCGCCGCCGCCTCCCGAAACGCCCGTCAGCGCGGCCGAGCCTCCAGCGGCGGCAGAGCCAGCACCCGCCCATCACGAGAGCCACCATGGCAACGAAACCGTCCGCGTGGATGTGGCGCTCATCGACCACTTGATGGACTTCGCCGGCGAGCTGGTGCTCACACGAAACCAAATTCTGCAGCTGCCCCCGACACACTCGGACCCCACCTTGGCTGCCGCGGCCCAACGGTTGAACCTCATCACCATGGCCCTCCAGGAGGGCATCATGCGCATGCGCATGCAACCGGTCGATCACGTCTTCAGCAAGTTCCCGCGGATGGTGCGAGACCTCTCGCGCGCCTGCCGCAAGCTGGTACGGGTGGAGCTGGACGGAAAACATACAGAGCTCGACAAGACCCTCATCGAGGCGATCAAGGACCCTCTGACCCACCTTCTGCGCAACGCCGTCGACCACGGGATCGAGGCCCCTGACGTACGCCAAGCTCGTGGCAAACACCCCGAAGGGAAGATCCTGGTCCGGGCCTTTCACCAGGGCGGCCAGGTCAACATCGAGATCACCGATGACGGCAGCGGCATTCCCCTCGACCGCGTCAAGGAAAAGGCTCTTACGCGAGGGCTCGTAACGCCGGAGCAGGTGGCAAATTTTTCAGAGTCTGACCTCACCGGGCTCATCTTTTTGCCTGGATTCTCAACCGCCTCGGAAGTCACGAACGTCTCTGGGCGCGGTGTGGGCATGGACGTGGTGAAGACCAACGTCGAGAACATCGGCGGAACCGTCGAGGTTGAAACGCGCCCTGGCCAGGGCACGACCTTCCGTCTGCGGATACCCCTCACGCTGGCCATCGTGCCGGCCCTCATCGTCACCTCCAGCGCCGACCGCTTCGCCATCCCTCAGGTGAACCTCCTCGAGCTCGTTCGGGTCGAGGAAGGACGCAACGAACAGCTCATCGAATACATTCACGGTGCACCCGTTTACCGGCTAAGGGGAAAACTGCTGCCCCTCGTCATCTTTGACGAACAGCTCGGCCGCCCCGCCGAGACCGGTCAATCATTCTACATCGTCGTCCTGCAAGCCAGCGGACGGCAGTTCGGTCTGGTCGTCCAGAACGTCACGGGCCAACAAGAGATCGTCGTCAAGCCTCTGCCCCGCCAGGTCAAGGAGGTGGGACTCTTCGCGGGAGCTACGATCCTGGGCGACGGACGGGTCGCCCTGATCCTGGACACCCTGGGACTCGCACAAAAATCACACGTGGTCTCTGAGCTCCGCGAGCGCACGGCCCTGCCACGGCTTTCCGATCTCATGAACGCCGCGCAGGCGCGGACGACCTATCTTCTCTTTCGGGGCCCCGACGACGGCCGCATGGCGGTTCCGCTCGAAAAAGTCACACGTCTCGAGATCATCCCCAAGCAGACCTTCGAGAGTTCAGGAGCGCACGAAGCGATCCAGTACCGAGACGCCATCATGCCAGTCGTTCCGCTCGAGCAGATCGTGGTCGAACGGCGCACCCGTCCCCGCAACACGGATCTGCCTGCGGCCGCCTCGTCGGACGAAGCCAACGTCATCGTCTTCGAGCGCAGTGAGGCCTACGTCGGCGTCGAGGTTGCCGACATCCTGGACATCGTCGAGGGGCCTTCATGCCTTCAAGCCACAGGGGTTCGACCCGGCGTGGCGGGAACGCTGGTGATTCAGCAGCGGATCGCCGAAGTCATCGACATCGAGTACCTCCTGGAGACGGTCCTTGGCCCCGTCCCGCAAGCTCTGAGGCCCACAGGATAA
- a CDS encoding response regulator — protein MKRVLVVDDSPSVRQQVGMALSQAGYDVVEAGDGTEGVSKISADKAIGLVICDVNMPRMNGLEMIEVVKKEPANSALPIIVLTSEGQPALIERAKKAGAKGWIVKPFKADLLVAAVKKLLAA, from the coding sequence ATGAAACGCGTCTTGGTCGTAGATGATTCACCCAGCGTACGGCAGCAAGTGGGCATGGCGTTGAGCCAGGCCGGTTATGACGTCGTGGAAGCCGGAGACGGCACAGAGGGCGTCAGCAAGATCAGCGCCGACAAAGCCATCGGGCTCGTGATCTGTGACGTCAACATGCCGAGGATGAACGGCCTCGAGATGATCGAGGTCGTAAAGAAGGAACCCGCCAACTCTGCACTTCCCATCATCGTGCTGACGAGCGAGGGGCAACCTGCCCTCATCGAGCGCGCGAAGAAGGCCGGTGCCAAGGGCTGGATCGTGAAACCCTTCAAGGCCGATCTCCTGGTGGCCGCCGTGAAGAAACTCCTCGCCGCTTGA